One Chryseobacterium sp. StRB126 genomic region harbors:
- a CDS encoding phytoene desaturase family protein — translation MKKEYDILVIGSGLGGLVSALVLAKEGLKVCVLEKNNQYGGNLQTFSRDKLIFDTGVHYLGGLSKGQNLNRFFSYLEIMEELELQKMDEDGYDRISFGDDKIEYPHAQGYENFVEQLSTYFPEEKENLENYCEELQYVCSQFPRYHVVGKENYNEEILHLNTKRFIESVTQNKTLQAVLLGSNFLYAGDSENVPFYVHALTVNSYIQSAYKCLKGGSQISKLLIRKLRQYGAEVHKHSEVSEFIFNENNTLTSVKTKSGKEYAAKQFISNIEIRSTIKLIGEGRLKKSFLNRVLSWQPVSSCFSIYIVLKPHCLPHFNYNIYHYSSESKVWNASRYNKEDWPETYMLSSTPSKHHPKFAESLTAISYMDFDEVKQWESTVNTVADEHERGEQYEKFKLEMTEKMIDALEKKLPGLRHAIQYIYTSSPLSYRDYIGSFEGNMYGYMKNSENPLKTMVSPRTKIDNLFLTGQSVNMHGILGVTIGAFNTCAEILGKETIDSRLDSMT, via the coding sequence TTGAAAAAAGAATATGACATACTTGTAATCGGCAGCGGATTGGGAGGTCTTGTTTCGGCTCTTGTTTTGGCAAAAGAAGGCCTGAAGGTTTGCGTGCTGGAAAAAAATAACCAGTATGGCGGAAATTTGCAGACTTTTTCAAGGGATAAACTTATTTTTGATACCGGAGTTCATTATTTGGGTGGGCTTTCAAAAGGCCAGAATCTGAACCGTTTCTTCTCCTACTTGGAGATCATGGAGGAACTGGAACTTCAGAAGATGGATGAAGACGGATATGACAGAATTTCCTTTGGAGATGATAAGATCGAATATCCGCATGCTCAGGGCTATGAGAATTTTGTAGAGCAGCTATCCACCTATTTTCCTGAAGAAAAGGAAAATCTTGAAAACTATTGTGAAGAACTTCAGTATGTATGCAGCCAGTTTCCGAGATATCATGTAGTGGGAAAAGAGAATTACAATGAAGAAATCCTGCATTTAAATACCAAAAGATTTATAGAATCTGTAACACAGAATAAAACTCTTCAGGCAGTCTTACTAGGTTCCAATTTCCTATATGCGGGAGATTCTGAAAATGTTCCTTTTTATGTTCATGCTTTAACGGTGAATTCTTATATACAAAGTGCCTATAAATGCTTAAAAGGGGGAAGTCAGATTTCAAAGTTACTGATTAGAAAACTTCGTCAGTATGGAGCTGAAGTTCACAAACATTCAGAAGTTTCCGAATTTATTTTTAATGAAAATAATACGCTGACCTCTGTAAAAACAAAGTCAGGGAAAGAATATGCCGCTAAGCAGTTTATTTCCAATATTGAAATACGTTCTACTATTAAGCTGATTGGAGAAGGAAGATTGAAAAAATCTTTTCTGAACAGGGTTTTAAGCTGGCAGCCGGTTTCGTCATGCTTTAGTATTTATATTGTCTTAAAACCTCATTGTTTACCCCATTTTAATTACAATATCTATCATTATTCTTCGGAAAGTAAGGTTTGGAATGCATCCCGTTACAACAAAGAAGACTGGCCGGAGACCTATATGCTTTCATCTACACCTTCAAAGCATCACCCCAAGTTTGCAGAAAGTCTCACCGCTATTTCTTACATGGATTTTGATGAGGTGAAACAATGGGAAAGTACGGTGAATACAGTTGCGGATGAACATGAAAGAGGAGAACAGTATGAGAAGTTCAAACTGGAAATGACTGAAAAAATGATTGATGCCCTAGAGAAGAAGCTTCCCGGGTTAAGGCATGCAATCCAATATATATATACCTCTTCTCCTTTATCTTACCGCGACTATATCGGCAGTTTTGAGGGAAATATGTATGGCTATATGAAAAACTCAGAGAACCCTCTTAAAACTATGGTTTCTCCCCGTACAAAAATTGATAATCTTTTTCTGACAGGGCAATCTGTAAATATGCACG
- a CDS encoding acyl carrier protein — MEREKIVAIVNDFLVNEFEVDGDEISNDANLKNTLGLDSLDYIDMVVVIESNFGVKLGEADFKKMVTFDDFYTTIERKIAEKKA, encoded by the coding sequence ATGGAAAGGGAAAAAATTGTTGCTATTGTTAATGATTTTCTGGTTAACGAATTTGAAGTTGACGGAGATGAAATCAGTAATGATGCTAACCTTAAAAATACACTGGGACTAGACAGCTTAGATTACATTGATATGGTCGTAGTGATTGAATCCAATTTCGGAGTGAAATTAGGAGAAGCAGACTTCAAGAAAATGGTGACATTTGATGATTTCTATACAACGATTGAAAGAAAGATCGCTGAGAAAAAAGCATAG